The DNA sequence GTGAAAAGGTTGAAACCTGCCAACTATAAACGCTCGCATTCACCATATATCCGATATGTGTAAATAAAAGTTTCAAAATTGAGGGCTTGTCAATTTTTCGTTGATTTTCCTTGAATCATTCAGGGAAGTTTTATTTAGGATAAGAATATAAGAACATGTGTATGCGTACAAGGCTGTGAAGCAGGATTTCATTGCTTCTGACAACCTCATCGGATTGATGCATAAATTCACAGAGATGGTAAATCTCGTTATTGGCATCATGATCGAGAGGAATCTCACATCAAGGAATTCTGTAACACGGGAAACTTATCCCATGCTCAGGGAATATGACATACCGTCATACTATTATCCTGAAGCCATCAACAAGGCAGTTGCACTTGTAAAGACATACAGGAAGAGACTGAAGAAGAAGCAGAAAGCAACCATACCTCATGTTGAAAGGCCCATGCTTGCCACATATTACGGATTCAGGATAGTTGATGGCAATCTCATGATTCCCATTGCCGCAAGAACATATGAGTCCATACCGCTTAATGCACATACACTGAAGGTCATATCAGCGGTGAAAGTGCATTCCTTTGCTTTGTCGGCATACACACTCTCTCTCACAATTGGGAGAGAGGTCGATTCTGTGGAATGCACCACTACAGTTGGTATTGATCGGAATTTGAGGAATGCCACCGTCGGGAATGAATTCCATCATGATATCCATGATCTCTCGGAGATCGTTGAGATCAAGCAGCGTTACAGAAGCAAGAACTCACATTTCCATAGGAGTGACATAAGAATACAGAAAAAGATTGCATCGAAGTATGGGAAGAGGGAAAGGAACAGGACAGCACAGATCATCCATGAAACGAGCAAAAAAATAGTCATGAATGCTGTTCAGAACAGGGAAATGATCGTCCTTGAGAATGTGAAGGGTCTCATAAACATTACATGGAAGGGGGATGGCAATGCACATGATTTCAGGTTCCTCCTGCACAATGCCTTTCCATATGGTATGCTGGCATCCCAGATAGTGTACAAGGGATCATGGGAAGGTCTCACTGTAATTGAATTAACAAGAAAGGAAACAGGGTATACCAGCAAGGAATGCTCGGCATGTGGGTCACTGACCCGAATAGAGCATGATAGAATACTGAAATGTGATTCCTGCGGTCTTGAGATAGACCGCGATGTGAATGCCTGCATTAACATTGCAGGCAGGGGTCGGACAAGGCTGAAACGATCCTCTAAAGGCCTGCCAGCTGAAGCTGTGAAGCAGTCAAAAGACGTGGAGCACCTATAAGAGGATTACGGGTGAGGTCAAGGAGAGGGATCGTACATTTCTTGAGACTATGCCACACTACGTGGTTCCATTGGAATTCCCTCCCTCTCTCCCCCTGGGCATTCTCTCCCTGTAGGGCTTCCTGTTCTTCATTATGGAATATATGTGGTAAAGGAGACGCTTTCCAACCACAATATATGCCTGTGTCGGTTTCTTCTTCTTGTCTATCTCCCTCTGGTATACTGCAAGGAATTCGGGATTCTTGTGCAGCACCAGGGAGACTGCGCATTCGTAAACGCTGTTTGACAGGTGCGGATTCCTGATCTTTGATGATCCCGTTGCCCAGGATTTGCCTCCCGATCCGGTCATGTCAGGCGTCTTTCCCCCGTATGCCTGAATCCTTACAGCAGAATCGAACTGCTCTATGCCCCCTATCTCAGAAACAATTGCAGCTGCAGATGTTACACTGACGCCGTGGATGTCAGATATGTTCTTGACATCCGTATTTTCTGACATCCTGTGGTCAATCTCATCATCCAGCTGTCTTATGCGATCCTTCTCCTCCCTGAGCCTTGCAGCATTAATCCTGATCCTGTACGCGTATACATTTCCGGGATCGGGAATGCCGATGGATGTTTCCGAAACATGTATTAGGTTCCTGGCATCGTCCATACTGTAGTGGCCCTTGCCTGTATTCATCAGTGCAAACAGTTCATCCGGATCCGCGCCCTTTATATTTTCGGGAGTGGCATATTTCTCCAGTATTTTGAGTGATGTTTTTGATCCTGTGTCAAAAATGCCCGAATATTCCGGGAACACTGCTGCCAGATCAGATCCTATCATGTTTGTTATGATGGTTGCGCTGTTCTTCAGCTGTTCAAGCATTCTGGTGAGCCCGGATTCCGGCATCCTTTCATGCCCCCTGGAATCCGTGGCCGACGGATCAAGGCGTGCGGTGGAAGCAAGAACCGATGCATCCTCCGGATCGGATTTCTCCTTCCCGAGATTCTGTATTATTCTCAGATGCTCAGTCCTTCGGGCATCTATCACATATACAGGGTAACTGTTTGATTCAAGAAAGTGTTTGACTGGCATGTGATAATTTCCAGTTGGATTCATGAATATTCCCATGACCTTCTGGCTGTTGCTGTTCTCCACTGTTGCTATCTTTTTCAGCAGGGAATCAAAGCCATCCCGATCGTTATTGATCCTCCCTTTCCACATCCTCTTTCCATTTTCATTCTGGATCTCCACCTCATGTGTTTTCAGGTGCGTATCGATCCCAATCCATAGCATTTATATCTCTTCCTGCCCATATCCACCTGTTGGGGAGAAACGATCAGCATCGCAGACACCTATAACTTTCCCCACAGGAAAGAGAATGCCTATTGGCGATTGTGATCAGGGCAGATTCAGATCGAAGCAGGTCCAAACCTGCAGCTTCACGTAACTGCCCCTCCCCATATCCTGGATTTGGCTCGACTCAATCGCAGAGGAATATAGGTTAATTCCCTTATAGCATTCAGATGGCAGGAAGTCAAATATCAACGATTATTTGACAAAGTCCCGAGTGACACCGGGGAATTAACACTAAAAAAATTTAAATAGTTTAAATTAATGCATAGTTGACAACTATAAGTTGTTAACTAGGTGATTAAAATGGTAGGAAAGAGAAATAAGGATGACGACTGGGACGACAGCTTCTTTGGAGACTTCTTTGACGACTTCGGATTCGACTTTAAGAGGATGAACGAGAAGATGCAGAGAATATTTGAGAATCTGATGAAGGAGGGTAACCAGGGCTCTGATGAGAAGGGTCCCTTTGTCTACGGGTTCTCATATCGCGTTGGTCCGGATGGGAGACCTCAGTTCCAGGAATTCGGGAATGTGCCAAGTGGAAGGAGAGGATACACAAACCAGCTTGAAAGCGACACCAGGGAGCCAATGACGGATTTCAATGAAGATAAGGACAAGGTATATGTAACC is a window from the Thermoplasmatales archaeon genome containing:
- a CDS encoding putative transposase is translated as MYAYKAVKQDFIASDNLIGLMHKFTEMVNLVIGIMIERNLTSRNSVTRETYPMLREYDIPSYYYPEAINKAVALVKTYRKRLKKKQKATIPHVERPMLATYYGFRIVDGNLMIPIAARTYESIPLNAHTLKVISAVKVHSFALSAYTLSLTIGREVDSVECTTTVGIDRNLRNATVGNEFHHDIHDLSEIVEIKQRYRSKNSHFHRSDIRIQKKIASKYGKRERNRTAQIIHETSKKIVMNAVQNREMIVLENVKGLINITWKGDGNAHDFRFLLHNAFPYGMLASQIVYKGSWEGLTVIELTRKETGYTSKECSACGSLTRIEHDRILKCDSCGLEIDRDVNACINIAGRGRTRLKRSSKGLPAEAVKQSKDVEHL
- a CDS encoding Transposase IS116/IS110/IS902 family protein, coding for MLWIGIDTHLKTHEVEIQNENGKRMWKGRINNDRDGFDSLLKKIATVENSNSQKVMGIFMNPTGNYHMPVKHFLESNSYPVYVIDARRTEHLRIIQNLGKEKSDPEDASVLASTARLDPSATDSRGHERMPESGLTRMLEQLKNSATIITNMIGSDLAAVFPEYSGIFDTGSKTSLKILEKYATPENIKGADPDELFALMNTGKGHYSMDDARNLIHVSETSIGIPDPGNVYAYRIRINAARLREEKDRIRQLDDEIDHRMSENTDVKNISDIHGVSVTSAAAIVSEIGGIEQFDSAVRIQAYGGKTPDMTGSGGKSWATGSSKIRNPHLSNSVYECAVSLVLHKNPEFLAVYQREIDKKKKPTQAYIVVGKRLLYHIYSIMKNRKPYRERMPRGREGGNSNGTT
- a CDS encoding Small heat shock protein HSP16.5 yields the protein MVGKRNKDDDWDDSFFGDFFDDFGFDFKRMNEKMQRIFENLMKEGNQGSDEKGPFVYGFSYRVGPDGRPQFQEFGNVPSGRRGYTNQLESDTREPMTDFNEDKDKVYVTVELPGVSKENIDLKISERNITVDAKEEERKYHKSIDFPYRILTESATAKFKNGILDVVVSKESSASMSGKSVKIE